From Nicotiana tabacum cultivar K326 chromosome 22, ASM71507v2, whole genome shotgun sequence, one genomic window encodes:
- the LOC107792588 gene encoding uncharacterized protein LOC107792588 has product MDESNYYFKRSHVPAFGSWDCNDNEIPIPFTECFESARQASLFHYSYSQDSDLYVTGDLYHNDIVTPTMIVVPRRKKKASYKEERKDAWVVCDFEKEAPSPVPISPPTAKSVPKNPIDEDLYKISPELLYAKPTRKGVRAIISSCLRPACAC; this is encoded by the exons ATGGAT GAGAGCAACTACTACTTTAAGAGAAGCCATGTTCCAGCATTTGGTAGCTGGGATTGTAACGATAATGAAATTCCAATTCCTTTTACAGAGTGTTTTGAATCAGCTAGGCAAGCTAGTTTGTTTCACTACAGCTATTCTCAAGACTCTGATTTGTATGTCACTGGTGATCTTTACCACAATGATATTGTTACACCTACCATGATCGTTGTACCTCGTCGTAAG AAAAAGGCAAGttacaaagaagaaagaaaagatgcATGGGTGGTGTGTGATTTTGAGAAAGAAGCACCAAGCCCTGTTCCTATATCTCCTCCAACAGCTAAAAGTGTGCCCAaaaatcctattgatgaagatcTCTACAAGATTTCCCCTGAGTTGCTCTATGCTAAGCCTACAAGG AAGGGCGTCCGGGCTATCATCTCGAGCTGTTTGCGGCCTGCTTGTGCTTGTTGA